A window of the Cicer arietinum cultivar CDC Frontier isolate Library 1 chromosome 6, Cicar.CDCFrontier_v2.0, whole genome shotgun sequence genome harbors these coding sequences:
- the LOC101509008 gene encoding uncharacterized protein isoform X2: MAAKAKDRCWVTIKNGRKGKKHVAKSQTDQAKSPSSFLTSQMKILCSLPPTLSYFHFSLFMQDPKNDHSNTRKPWYQRAMEVTNLWKIISKSTEISTSNSTIWKTIPKSPQVPTPSNNNKTKLRKCTSLKVATSFTRVCLCAPIYSYNEILRNEVPPRRSNSYPRSKPLQTSHERIPSARISTEGRRVFRGKSLTDDVLMRRFVIEEEAMMQIRRRNQMEVIRKRSMMRRKRLGPSPLSRMVLANDIGEFN, from the exons aTGGCAGCCAAAGCAAAAGATAGGTGTTGGGTTACAATAAAGAATGGGAGAAAAGGAAAGAAGCACGTTGCCAAGTCACAAACTGATCAAGCAAAAAGCCCTTCTTCATTCTTAACATCACAAATGAAAATACTTTGTTCTCTTCCTCCAACTCTCTCttactttcatttttctttgttCATGCAAGATCCAAAGAATGATCATTCAAACACAAG AAAACCGTGGTATCAGAGAGCGATGGAGGTGACTAATCTATGGAAAATAATTTCCAAATCAACGGAAATTTcaacatcaaattcaactaTATGGAAGACAATTCCAAAATCTCCACAAGTTCCAACACCAAGTAACAACAATAAGACCAAGCTAAGAAAATGTACatctctaaaggttgcaactTCTTTTACAAGGGTTTGTCTTTGTGCACCTATTTATTCCTATAATGAAATTCTAAGAAATGAAGTGCCACCTAGAAGAAGTAATAGTTATCCTAGATCAAAACCATTGCAAACATCACATGAAAGAATTCCTAGTGCTAGGATTAGCACTGAGGGAAGAAGAGTTTTTAGAGGTAAATCATTGACTGATGATGTTTTAATGAGAAGGTTTGTAATTGAGGAAGAGGCTATGATgcaaattagaagaagaaatcaaATGGAAGTTATTAGGAAAAGGAGTATGATGAGGAGAAAGAGGCTTGGGCCTAGTCCTCTTAGTAGAATGGTTCTTGCAAATGATATTGGAGAGTTTAATTGA
- the LOC101509008 gene encoding uncharacterized protein isoform X1 — MAAKAKDRCWVTIKNGRKGKKHVAKSQTDQAKSPSSFLTSQMKILCSLPPTLSYFHFSLFMQDPKNDHSNTRCRKPWYQRAMEVTNLWKIISKSTEISTSNSTIWKTIPKSPQVPTPSNNNKTKLRKCTSLKVATSFTRVCLCAPIYSYNEILRNEVPPRRSNSYPRSKPLQTSHERIPSARISTEGRRVFRGKSLTDDVLMRRFVIEEEAMMQIRRRNQMEVIRKRSMMRRKRLGPSPLSRMVLANDIGEFN, encoded by the exons aTGGCAGCCAAAGCAAAAGATAGGTGTTGGGTTACAATAAAGAATGGGAGAAAAGGAAAGAAGCACGTTGCCAAGTCACAAACTGATCAAGCAAAAAGCCCTTCTTCATTCTTAACATCACAAATGAAAATACTTTGTTCTCTTCCTCCAACTCTCTCttactttcatttttctttgttCATGCAAGATCCAAAGAATGATCATTCAAACACAAG ATGCAGAAAACCGTGGTATCAGAGAGCGATGGAGGTGACTAATCTATGGAAAATAATTTCCAAATCAACGGAAATTTcaacatcaaattcaactaTATGGAAGACAATTCCAAAATCTCCACAAGTTCCAACACCAAGTAACAACAATAAGACCAAGCTAAGAAAATGTACatctctaaaggttgcaactTCTTTTACAAGGGTTTGTCTTTGTGCACCTATTTATTCCTATAATGAAATTCTAAGAAATGAAGTGCCACCTAGAAGAAGTAATAGTTATCCTAGATCAAAACCATTGCAAACATCACATGAAAGAATTCCTAGTGCTAGGATTAGCACTGAGGGAAGAAGAGTTTTTAGAGGTAAATCATTGACTGATGATGTTTTAATGAGAAGGTTTGTAATTGAGGAAGAGGCTATGATgcaaattagaagaagaaatcaaATGGAAGTTATTAGGAAAAGGAGTATGATGAGGAGAAAGAGGCTTGGGCCTAGTCCTCTTAGTAGAATGGTTCTTGCAAATGATATTGGAGAGTTTAATTGA
- the LOC101509328 gene encoding uncharacterized protein, with the protein MANSVVKVEPVVDEPISTTSAKGFEDTEVDIVSWTNKVDTAANKNEDPDATEYSSSFADTSSDAENSSRLSDVEVESKLLGKNGLPCPFDAFGIGPEFRTRKRKVTDHWRNYIRPLMWRCKWTEIRLKQIESQALKYRKELAKYDKGKHTAPDCLTLEEFGSKSLPFSSHQYRHKAKMRRKRKKVENTTDIASYTSHHHLFSYLENKKSDPDGSLDDDLENQEADDDDDKFGVGDDPPNLVVTPADVTYDLLLWKIDHLHSRVRKLKSGVDAVMSKNASKFSSPEKFCLVRRGDAQTSSAQSPTNSAENEYTASVGAMYNPTQHEAEFDFGDFLPDSAVSSFGEVAMIPDIIESTESLLVAANATLQLPLVGDSHEHMVDNVLKHEVAETEDNTFKSETHIPIEKLLEVKTEVEEGLHSVSIPVLDSNVATATGVSQEHSALMTCANKDVNFSITKRKRGERKPGSGGWSKKSPGEPENQ; encoded by the exons ATGGCTAATTCTGTCGTTAAGGTGGAGCCCGTTGTCGATGAACCAATTAGCACTACAAGTGCAAAAGGCTTTGAGGACACAGAGGTTGATATTGTGAGTTGGACAAACAAGGTTGACACTGCGGCTAACAAGAACGAGGACCCTGATGCAACTGAGTATTCGAGTTCATTTGCGGATACCTCCTCTGATGCTGAAAATAGCTCTAGATTGAGTGATGTTGAAGTGGAGTCAAAGCTCCTTGGTAAAAATGGCCTGCCATGTCCCTTTGATGCTTTTGGAATTGGTCCTGAGTTCCGAACCAG GAAGAGGAAGGTGACAGATCATTGGAGGAACTATATACGACCTCTAATGTGGCGTTGCAAATGGACAGAAATAAGACTCAAGCAAATTGAGTCACAAGCATTAAAATATCGCAAAGAACTTGCGAAGTATGACAAGGGAAAGCATACAGCACCTGATTGTTTAACCTTAGAAGAGTTTGGTTCGAAGTCATTGCCATTTTCAAGCCATCAGTACAGACATAAAGctaaaatgagaagaaaaagaaagaaagttgAGAACACAACCGACATAGCATCATATACATCACATCACCATCTTTTTTCCTATCTTG AGAATAAGAAGTCTGATCCTGATGGCTCTTTGGATGATGATCTTGAAAATCAAG AGgcagatgatgatgatgataaatttGGGGTTGGTGATGATCCACCAAACCTTGTCGTCACTCCGGCCGATGTTACCTATGACCTGCTCCTTTGGAAAATTGACCATCTACATTCTAGGGTCCGCAAGCTGAAGAGTGGTGTCGATGCAGTGATGTCCAAAAATGCTTCGAAGTTTTCTTCACCTGAGAAATTCTGCCTTGTTCGCCGTGGTGATGCGCAGACTAGCTCTGCTCAAAGTCCTACAAATTCTGCAGAGAATGAATACACAGCATCTGTTGGAGCTATGTACAATCCAACTCAGCATGAAGCTGAGTTCGATTTTGGAGATTTTCTTCCTGACAGTGCTGTTTCAAGTTTTGGAGAAGTTGCAATGATTCCTGATATAATCGAGAGCACTGAAAGCTTGTTGGTTGCTGCTAATGCAACCCTCCAACTGCCCCTCGTTGGCGACTCTCATGAACAT ATGGTGGACAATGTGTTGAAGCATGAGGTAGCTGAAACTGAAGACAACACCTTTAAAAGTGAAACTCACATTCCCATTGAGAAGCTTCTGGAGGTGAAAACTGAAGTGGAAGAAGGTTTGCATTCTGTTTCTATCCCCGTGTTAGATTCTAATGTAGCAACAGCAACTGGCGTGTCTCAAGAGCATTCTGCTCTCATGACATGCGCCAATAAAGATGTTAACTTCTCCATAACTAAGAGAAAGCGTGGAGAGCGCAAACCTGGTTCGGGTGGTTGGAGCAAGAAATCCCCCGGGGAACCCGAAAACCAGTGA